From a region of the Papilio machaon chromosome 26, ilPapMach1.1, whole genome shotgun sequence genome:
- the LOC106716420 gene encoding uncharacterized protein LOC106716420 has protein sequence MLLLLLILHNVIAHDFQTDATYSVNITEKCPDDRYYYEEDLSSNEVDSGVCRLCFCKNNTAVCWLRPKYQCHTKISRRMNKRFVDFCCLVFIIDSYCFMNSDICELVYYAGRNRRSPDANFGVKYAVKNFFSKKTSHSCKPLGTTLSDDCPPDDWCLGCTVCDCERSGLWNCHILSFCSDRKLKKHYQNNNKTIKRTPVEIHSNLDNQNKINTTKMHKLARKMDVNHNNVKSWRQEFSTTYQYPFSPKHDDNVVIFQKDLVERKSKDIQGVRIKKIINENNINARYSHKVVQRAMAAVHKIINKTERNFTNSTKHKVIHKRSMPQHDIKNNYQHQTTYVSPHMYKKSSPKRFRKKLSLNKITKEELRKKRIRRNITNQGNFTSTTVKTDYNNTLKSPQDKVPNEKPITLNEYEYYKYNIVTEGKYDLVNNDGVKIKHLSYNYTYGNKTIQLLKKTSQNLTGTNLCTSSNELNLSIWHDVKDKKQKFKTINITDIKYLTTSENVNNTLDYNQINLQRDKNKISFDDFGLGKEKVTKESSETEDLTLINNMLNSKGILQHVFKKRPRNVSKNRNIGSNFDFIGNLRSLFDKLKLFDKNNLVESFCVKNVTCRIYPRDEIKLQIKINELNGEMYKVMETIKIIKKLLQQMINNKIEAVDLNFKPNVSSNCIKNGTQNKMERQLQLYYIKDSIKTFIKSIGKFSYILQDIIYILTDKKNMTNNKQRLPQRPLRCTKANEVGKSNSKTAIAEQRFKKIKKVLVNYNVLQNTFIKKVYDMLTKLESNLTHTEKKTKVKKPERFDDSDFTASLAIDTFTKNIINNLRKLKNLAKKLSSATTNRRKRSAVGDNDAIEYLLTIMEYLLKQNYPLDAAPVNDGIDLLIDAIKHAPDIKPIKKKVLDISTTRSYPWRTEKATAETFSYVDNIYGLDSLDKEINDTSGSDYNQVTFSKTTDDGNDKIEDFQKILQASKKISNSFRLSNFNNILKNAKLKSMSTTSAPIVTTTPMIQYDFLKDNIAESDTDTSVKIEPGIPNYDRNDIDSFKSFNNENKPDIEEVSPNLIKLNEDSDVDIQVTLPTRTKATVRTTRKFHHMVRDKFDNPKIVAYVGKPTKTSKIGWVDYDLGDDGSKKTERKIFTKSTERSTASGAASKNRALSTADKNDVSAISKEIMAEEKRKQFYKLMPNSEVRKFTSHNMLDDLAIKSELDSDSKDTEGEDTYVNDVFPSYLT, from the exons ATGCTGTTGCTGCTGTTAATCTTGCATAACGTGATCGCTCATG ATTTTCAAACAGATGCTACGTATTCAGTCAATATTACGGAGAAATGCCCTGACGATAGGTATTACTACGAAGAGGATTTGTCTTCAAATGAAGTGGATTCAGGCGTCTGTCGGCTTTgtttctgtaaaaataatacagctGTTTGCTGGCTAAGACCGAAATATCAATGTCATACCAAGATTTCTAGGAGAATGAACAAAAggtttgttgatttttgttgtttagtatttattattgatagcTATTGTTTTATGAATTCAGATATTTGTGAATTGGTTTATTA cgCCGGGAGAAATCGGAGAAGTCCAGATGCAAATTTTGGGGTAAAATATGCAGTAAAAAAct TTTTCAGTAAAAAGACTTCGCACAGCTGCAAGCCACTCGGCACCACGCTTAGTGACGACTGCCCGCCTG ATGACTGGTGTCTCGGCTGCACAGTCTGTGACTGCGAGAGATCCGGCCTCTGGAACTGTCACATTTTGAGTTTCTGCTCCGACa gAAAACTgaaaaaacattatcaaaaCAACAATAAGACTATCAAACGAACACCAGTGGAAATACACTCTAATTTGgacaatcaaaataaaatcaatacgACTAAAATGCACAAACTGGCGAGAAAAATGGACGTAAATCATAATAATGTGAAGTCGTGGCGCCAAGAGTTTTCAACAACATATCAATATCCATTTTCACCAAAACATGACGATAACGTAGTTATATTCCAAAAGGATCTTGTGGAACGAAAGTCTAAAGATATACAAGGTGtcagaataaaaaagattataaatgagaaCAATATTAACGCCAGATATAGCCACAAAGTAGTCCAGAGAGCGATGGCAGCAgttcacaaaataattaataagacCGAAAGAAATTTCACAAATTCAACAAAACATAAAGTTATTCATAAACGATCAATGCCGCaacatgatattaaaaataactatcaaCATCAAACAACATACGTTAGTCCACATATGTATAAGAAATCAAGTCCGAAAAGATTTAGGAAAAAGTTATCactcaataaaataacaaaggaaGAACTTAGGAAGAAACGGATAAGAAGAAACATTACCAACCAAG GTAATTTTACTTCGACGACAGTTAAAACAGATTacaataatactttaaaatcacCGCAAGACAAAGTACCAAATGAGAAGCcaataactttaaatgaatacgaatattacaaatataatatagtgaCAGAAGGAAAGTACgatttagtaaataatgatggagttaaaataaaacatctaagTTATAATTACACTTATGGCAATAAAACCATTCAACTTCTAAAGAAAACATCGCAAAACTTGACTGGAACCAATTTATGTACAAGTtctaatgaattaaatttatcaatatgGCACGATGTGaaagataagaaacaaaaattcaaaaccATAAACAtcacagatataaaatatctcaCGACTTCAGAAAATGTTAACAACACACTGgattataatcaaattaatttacaaagagACAAGAATAAAATCAGTTTCGATGATTTCGGTCTCGGCAAAGAGAAGGTAACGAAGGAATCCAGTGAAACTGAAGATttgacattaataaataatatgctcAATAGTAAAGGAATTTTACAGCACGTTTTCAAAAAACGACCAAGAAATGTatcaaaaaatagaaatatcgGATCAAATTTTGATTTCATTGGCAATCTTAGGAGcctgttt gataaattaaaattattcgataaaaataatttagtagaaTCATTTTGTGTCAAAAACGTAACATGCAGAATCTATCCTCGGGacgaaattaaattgcaaataaagataaatgagTTAAATGGGGAAATGTACAAAGTCATGGaaactatcaaaataattaaaaaacttttgcaacaaatgattaataataaaatcgaaGCTGTCGACTTAAACTTTAAACCAAATGTAAGCAGTAATTGTATCAAAAACGGTACACAGAATAAAATGGAGAGACAACTTCAACTGTATTATATCAAGGATAGCATTAAAACTTTCATCAAATCCATCGGCAAGTTCTCATATATTCTGCaagatataatttacattttgactgataagaaaaatatgacaaacaataaacaaagattACCACAAAGACCATTGCGCTGCACAAAGGCAAATGAAGTAGGTAAATCCAATTCTAAAACAGCGATCGCCGAACAACGGTTTaagaagattaaaaaagttttagtgaattataatgttttgcaaaatacgtttataaaaaaagtttatgatATGCTAACAAAATTAGAATCCAATTTAACTCACACGGAAAAGAAAACGAAAGTCAAAAAGCCAGAAAGATTTGACGACAGTGACTTCACTGCAAGTCTCGCTATCGATACGTTTacgaaaaacattattaacaatCTGAGAAAGCTGAAAAATTTAgctaaaaaattaagttctgCAACAACAAATAGAAGAAAGAGGAGTGCAGTTGGTGACAACGACGCAATCGagtatttattaacaattatgGAATACTTACTAAAACAAAACTACCCACTGGACGCTGCTCCCG taAATGATGgcattgatttattaatagatgCAATTAAACATGCTCCTGATATAAAAccaattaagaaaaaagttcTTGACATTTCTACAACAAGGTCATATCCGTGGCGAACGGAAAAAGCGACCGCTGAGACATTTTCGTATGTAGACAACATCTATGGATTGGATAGCTTAgacaaagaaattaatgatACCTCTGGTTCAGACTACAATCAAGTCACATTTTCAAAGACCACGGATGACGGTAACGATAAAATAGAAGATTTCCAGAAAATTCTACAAGCTTCTAAGAAAATTAGTAATAGTTTTAGATTAtcgaattttaataacattcttAAGAATgccaaattaaaatcaatgtcAACAACATCTGCTCCTATTGTTACCACGACCCCTATGATCCAATATGATTTTCTCAAAGACAATATTGCGGAATCCGACACAGACACATCTGTAAAAATTGAACCTGGAATTCCAAATTATGACCGAAATGATATTGACagttttaaatcatttaacaatgaaaataaaccaGATATTGAAGAAGTGTCCCCGAATTTAATCAAACTCAATGAAGACAGTGACGTGGATATTCAAGTAACGCTTCCAACTCGAACAAAAGCAACAGTGAGGACAACTCGTAAATTCCATCATATGGTTCGTGATAAGTTTGATAATCCTAAAATTGTAGCATACGTTGGTAAGCCtacaaaaacatcaaaaattgGCTGGGTTGATTACGATCTAGGTGATGATGGAAGCAAAAAAACTGAAAGGAAAATATTCACTAAATCCACCGAACGATCTACTGCATCTGGAGCCGCTTCAAAAAATCGAGCTCTGTCTACAGCTGATAAAAACGACGTTAGTGCTATATCTAAAGAAATAATGGCCGAAGAAAAGaggaaacaattttataaattaatgccAAATTCTGAAGTTAGAAAATTTACGTCACACAATATGTTGGATGACTTGGCGATAAAGTCTGAACTAGATTCAGATTCAAAGGATACAGAAGGTGAAGATACGTATGTGAATGACGTATTCCCCTCGTACCTCACATAG